One stretch of Miscanthus floridulus cultivar M001 chromosome 18, ASM1932011v1, whole genome shotgun sequence DNA includes these proteins:
- the LOC136520865 gene encoding transcription factor TGAL3-like: MNQHQPSHVFSCWVEQGPGGYRHVGDGATILLPELQRSPKPSSKSSSSLSAAATFVPPLAAAHGGVAVPFGMAPPGVATTADDARFCMPWAAAAHFENWGDSGIVVTSPLAETASTDVDDVSGGNHHDARMGGAITQSVDGHEYDNSLPVCMVESRDHKAQRRLAQNREAARKSRMRKKAYIVELENSRSKLAHLEQELQRARQQGMFIASGRSGDHGGSTGGALAFDLEYARWLDEHQHHMNDLRVALSAQIGDDDLGVLVDGVMLHYDEMFRLKGVATRTDVFHVLSGMWMSPAERFFMWLGGFRSSELLKVVARQVEPQLTEQQLVGICSLQQSLQQAEDALSQGMEALQQALGDTLAAAAPALGPSASAADSVTNYMGQMAVAMSKLATVENFLRQADLLRQQTLKQVHRILTTRQAARALLVVSDYFSRLRALSSLWLTRPTD; this comes from the exons ATGAATCAACACCAGCCATCTCACGTCTTCAG CTGTTGGGTGGAGCAGGGTCCCGGCGGGTACCGCCACGTCGGGGACGGCGCCACCATCCTCCTCCCCGAGCTCCAGCGCA GCCCCAAACCCAGCTCCAAGTCCTCCAGCAGCCTcagcgccgccgccaccttcgtgccgccgctcgccgccgcg CATGGAGGAGTAGCGGTCCCGTTTGGCATGGCGCCGCCGGGGGTGGCGACGACGGCGGACGACGCCCGGTTCTGCATGCCGTGGGCGGCCGCGGCGCACTTCGAGAACTGGGGCGACTCCGGCATCGTCGTCACGAGCCCGCTCGCCGAGACGGCTTCCACCGACGTCGACGACGTCAGCGGTGGCAACCACCACGACGCACGGATG GGTGGAGCCATCACGCAGAGCGTCGATGGACACGAGTACGACAACTCGTTGCCGGTGTGCATGGTAGAATCGAGGGATCACAAG GCGCAGAGGAGGCTTGCGCAAAACCGCGAGGCAGCCCGGAAAAGCCGGATGAGGAAGAAG GCATACATTGTGGAGCTGGAGAACAGCCGGTCCAAGCTGGCTCACCTTGAGCAGGAGCTTCAGAGGGCAAGGCAGCAG GGGATGTTCATTGCAAGTGGACGCTCCGGCGATCATGGAGGCTCCACTGGAG GCGCGTTGGCATTCGATCTGGAGTACGCGCGGTGGCTGGACGAGCACCAGCACCACATGAACGACCTCCGGGTGGCCCTGAGCGCGCAGATCGGCGATGACGACCTGGGCGTGCTGGTGGACGGCGTGATGCTGCACTACGACGAGATGTTCCGTCTCAAGGGCGTGGCCACCAGGACGGACGTGTTCCACGTGCTGTCGGGCATGTGGATGAGCCCCGCGGAGCGGTTCTTCATGTGGCTGGGCGGGTTCCGGTCGTCGGAGCTGCTCAAGGTGGTGGCGCGGCAGGTGGAGCCGCAGCTGACGGAGCAGCAGCTGGTGGGCATCTGCAGCCTGCAGCAGTCGCTGCAGCAGGCCGAGGACGCGCTGTCGCAGGGGATGGAGGCCCTGCAGCAGGCGCTTGGGGacacgctcgccgccgccgccccggcgCTCGGCCCGTCCGCGTCCGCCGCCGACAGCGTCACTAACTACATGGGCCAGATGGCCGTCGCCATGAGCAAGCTCGCCACCGTGGAGAACTTCCTCCGCCAGGCGGACCTGCTGCGGCAGCAGACGCTCAAGCAGGTGCACCGGATCCTGACCACGCGCCAGGCCGCGCGCGCGCTGCTCGTCGTCAGCGACTACTTCTCGCGGCTCCGAGCGCTGAGCTCCCTGTGGCTG